The genomic region CGAGTGCCTGCAAGGCTCGGCCACTGGGCGCGCTCCCGAGCGACCCGGGTGTCGCGCTCCCCGAGCGGCACCTGGGGCTGGTGACCGCGGTCGAGGGCGGCTACTCGTCGGAACTTCGGCAACGGCTGGCCGGGCTCATCGAGGCGCACGTGGACATCGACACGCTCGTCGGGCTGGCGCGGAGCGAGGTCGCGCGGCGGGCGCCGAGCGTCCGGTCGACCGCGTCGTCCGCAACCATCGCGGTCGCGCGCGATCCAGCCTTCCAGTTTTACTACCCGGACAACCTGCAGGCGCTCGAGCACGCGGGCGCGCGCCTCGTCTTTTGGAGCCCGATGGCGGACCAGGTGCTCCCTGAGGCGGATGGGTTGTACATCGGCGGCGGCTACCCGGAGCTCTACGGGCGTGAGCTGGCCGCCAATGCGCCGATGCGGGAGGCCGTGAGGACATTCGCGCGCTCGGGCCGGCCGGTGTATGCGGAGTGCGGCGGGCTGATGTACCTTGCCGAGTCACTCACCGACCTGGACGGTCACGTGTGGCCGATGGCTGGCGTGCTCCCCGCGCCAGTCGTCATGGAGCGCAGCCGGCTCGTGATCGGCTATCGCGAGGTGACGCTCACCTCGGCCGGGCCGCTGGGGCCCGCAGGCACGAGGGCGCGCGGCCACGAGTTTCATTGCTCCAGGCTCGGGGACATCCCGGCGGCGGTCGCGCGCCTGTACGCCGTCACCGATGGGCGCGGGGGCACCCCGCGGGCCGAGGGGTTCGTGATCGACGGGGCGCTACTGAGCTACGTCCATCTCCACTTCGGGTCCAATCCCGCTCTGGCCGCGAACTTCGTCGCGGCGTGTCGGCCATGAGCCCCGCCATCGTCCGAGCGCTCCTGCTGCTGCTTGTCCTGTTGCCGTCCCCCGCTCCGGCGCTCACGCTGACGGACCAGACCGGCCGGGAGGTGAGTCTGCCGGCGCCACCCCGGCGGATCGTCTCCCTGGTTCCGAGCGTCACGGAGGTGCTCTTCGCGATTGCCGCCCAGGACCGGCTCGCGGGCGTCACGGACTTCTGCGATTACCCGCCCGAGGCTCGACGCAAGCCGCGTGTCGGCGGCATGCTGGCGCCGAACCTCGAGACGATCATCACGCTCAAGCCCGACCTCGTGATCGCGACCACGGCCGGCAACCGCGAGGAGACCGTCGTCCAGCTGGGGCGGCTCCGGATCCCCGTCTACCTGGTCCATCCGACCACCCTGGGGGACGTGCTGGATCTGATCGCGCGCCTTGGAGCGCTCACGGAGCACCCGGTGCCGGCGGCGCGGTTGGTCACCGCGCTCGACACGCGCATTCGGATGGTGGTGGGGCGCGTGGCGCCGCTCGGGCGCCCACGCGTGCTCTATGTGCTCTGGCCCGAACCCGTGATCGTGCCGGGACGTGGCGCCCTGGTGTCCGAGCTCATCGCGCTGGCAGGGGGTGACTCGGTGACCGCCGACAGTGATGCAGGCTACCCGCGCTACAGCGTGGAGGCGGCCGTCGCGCGAGCCCCTCACATCATCATTCTGGCCGACCACGGCGCGGGGCTCGACACCCTGTCGCGGGAGAAGTGGGAGCGCTTCAGCGCTCTCCCTGCCGTCAAGGCCGGGCGCCTCTTCTCAGTGGACGGCAATCTGATGCACCGCTACGGGCCACGGGTGGTGGACGGTCTTGAGCTCCTCGCCCGGCTCATTCATCCGGAAGCGTTCACGCAGTGAGGCCCGGGTGGCCTCACTCCGAGCTGTGCAGGCCCGCTGGGGGTCTCCGCAGGGGTGGAGGGCTGTTCGGGTTTCGGCCTCTCGGCTGACGCAAGTGCGCCCAAAGGGTCCTCTCGCCCACGTGGGGCTGTCACCGTGAAAGCCGCCTTTGCCGTGCTCGGCACGGCGTCGGATGTGGGCAAGAGCCTCGTGACGGCCGGGTTGTGCCGGCTGCTGGCGGATGCCGGCGTGGACGTCGTGCCCTTCAAAGCCCAGAACATGGCGAATCAGGCCGGCGTCACCCGCGACGGACTCGAGATGCCTCGCGCCCAGATCCTGCAGGCGCACGCCGCTCGACAGGAGCCTCACGTCGACATGGGCCCCATCCTGCTCAAGCCGGTCACGCACACTGGAGCGCAGGTCATCGTGCTCGGCAAGGTCATGGGACATGTCGAGGCCGCGCAGTATTTCAACGACACGAGCGCACTCGCCGCAATTGCGGAGGCAGCGCTCCAGCGTCTCGCGGCTCACCACGACGTGATTGTCCTGGAGGGCGCCGGATCGCCCGTCGAGATCAACCTGTGGCCCCGGGACTTCGTGAACCTCCGGGCGGCCCGCCTCGTCAACGCCGGCCTCATCCTGGTGGCCGACATCGATCGAGGTGGCGTCTTCGCCCAGGTCAAGGGGACGCTGGACCTGCTTCCCGTTGACGATCGCAGCCGCGTGCTCGGGATCATCGTGAATCGATTCCGCGGGGACGCGGCGCTGTTCGAGGACGGCGTCTCCATCCTGGAAACCATGACAGGACTCCCGGTCCTCGCGGTCGTGCCCTATCTGGATCACGGCCTCGACGAGGAAGATCGACCGTTGCCCATCCCGGTGAACACCCGGGCGCCGGCCGACATGCTCCGTGTTGGCGCCCTGTTGAGCCCGTCAGTATCCAATACGGAAGACCTCGCGCCGCTGCTCGCGGAACTGGACGTGCACGTCACCTGGATCACCGATCCTCGCCTCGTGCGCGAACAGGATCTGCTGATTCTACCCGCCTCGAAGGCGACGGTGGCGGATCTGGTCCACCACGCCGCATCCGGCATGACCCAAGCCGTCCGCGAGGCGCACAGCCACGGGAGCTGGGTCTTGGGTCTGTGCGGCGGCTATCAGATGCTCGGCGAGCACCTGGACGATCGAGGCGGAACAGAAGGAGGGCCCAGGTCCTGGCAGGGGCTGGGGTTGCTGCCGATCGGAACGGTGTTCGAGCCTGAGAAACGGACCCAGCAGAGCCGCTGCGTCAGCGCCTGGCCTGTGCCCGGCCGTTCCTTGGTGGGCTATGAAATCCACCACGGGCGCAGCAGCGGCACGGGCGGGGGCGAGCCGCTCTTGCAGGGCGTCGGCGCCGAGATGGGCTGGCGCCAGGGCCGGGCGGTCGGATGCTATCTGCACGGGCTCCTGGCCGACGACCAATGGCGCGCGGCGTTCCTCAACGTGGTCCGACAGGATCGCGGGCGTCCCCTTCAGCCGGTCCGATCTGCCGATCCCATCGACCTCCGCATCGACCGCTGGGCGCAGCATCTGCGGCGGAGCTTCCGCGGCGACGCCTGGTCGCGCCTCCTCTCCCTGGCGAAGGGATCATCGACGCCAGGGCCGCCGACCGCAACTGGGGAATAGACGATGACATCCGACTGGGTCATCCATCGCAAGACCGCCAACGGCGTTCAAGCCAACGAGTTCAGAGTCAGTACTGCTGCGGATGTGTTACGTGACGACGAATATCATTCGCTGTTGGCGCGATGCGGTCGCGTGCCGGTACGCCAGTTGGGGTCGTCCAGGGGCACGATCAGCCATGCCATGATGGCCTTCAGGGCCCGGTATGCGTCGAGCCGGGCCGCGTCCGTATTCGTGGCCTCCGCCTGCTGGATGATCTCGTCCATCTGGCGGACCACACGCGGTCCCATCTCGAGGAGCGCGTCGCTGCCCGATGTGCAGTAGCGGACCAGGACAAAGCGCGCCAGCGATCCAACTGGAATCCCCGTGCTGCGACTCAGGTTCTCAAGCGTCGGCAGCGGGTCGAGGCGAGAGTACTCGGCCACTTTGCTTCGGAAGTCCGCGTTGGGGTCGTCGGCGGGCCACATGGCCTGATACGGCTCGAGAACGACGGCTCTCGGCATAGGCGTCCCTCCTCCCAAGGGGTCGATCGGCGGGCGTCCAAGGGGCTGATCGCACCACTCTGTTAGCTGGTTTAGACCACGAAATCGAACCGGAAC from Candidatus Rokuibacteriota bacterium harbors:
- a CDS encoding DUF6027 family protein, yielding MPRAVVLEPYQAMWPADDPNADFRSKVAEYSRLDPLPTLENLSRSTGIPVGSLARFVLVRYCTSGSDALLEMGPRVVRQMDEIIQQAEATNTDAARLDAYRALKAIMAWLIVPLDDPNWRTGTRPHRANSE
- a CDS encoding cobyrinate a,c-diamide synthase, whose protein sequence is MRASEMVPVLVIAGVSSGVGKTTVTLGLLEALRRRGLAVQAFKVGPDFIDPAYHALATGRPSYNLDGWMCGRDQVMATVGERAAQADLALVEGVMGCFDGTDGLTEDGSTAQIAKWLGAPVVLVLDAGALVRSAAALVLGFERFDPDLVFAGVIFNRAGGAVHRQWLAQAVTSACKARPLGALPSDPGVALPERHLGLVTAVEGGYSSELRQRLAGLIEAHVDIDTLVGLARSEVARRAPSVRSTASSATIAVARDPAFQFYYPDNLQALEHAGARLVFWSPMADQVLPEADGLYIGGGYPELYGRELAANAPMREAVRTFARSGRPVYAECGGLMYLAESLTDLDGHVWPMAGVLPAPVVMERSRLVIGYREVTLTSAGPLGPAGTRARGHEFHCSRLGDIPAAVARLYAVTDGRGGTPRAEGFVIDGALLSYVHLHFGSNPALAANFVAACRP
- a CDS encoding cobalamin-binding protein — encoded protein: MSPAIVRALLLLLVLLPSPAPALTLTDQTGREVSLPAPPRRIVSLVPSVTEVLFAIAAQDRLAGVTDFCDYPPEARRKPRVGGMLAPNLETIITLKPDLVIATTAGNREETVVQLGRLRIPVYLVHPTTLGDVLDLIARLGALTEHPVPAARLVTALDTRIRMVVGRVAPLGRPRVLYVLWPEPVIVPGRGALVSELIALAGGDSVTADSDAGYPRYSVEAAVARAPHIIILADHGAGLDTLSREKWERFSALPAVKAGRLFSVDGNLMHRYGPRVVDGLELLARLIHPEAFTQ
- a CDS encoding cobyric acid synthase, with product MKAAFAVLGTASDVGKSLVTAGLCRLLADAGVDVVPFKAQNMANQAGVTRDGLEMPRAQILQAHAARQEPHVDMGPILLKPVTHTGAQVIVLGKVMGHVEAAQYFNDTSALAAIAEAALQRLAAHHDVIVLEGAGSPVEINLWPRDFVNLRAARLVNAGLILVADIDRGGVFAQVKGTLDLLPVDDRSRVLGIIVNRFRGDAALFEDGVSILETMTGLPVLAVVPYLDHGLDEEDRPLPIPVNTRAPADMLRVGALLSPSVSNTEDLAPLLAELDVHVTWITDPRLVREQDLLILPASKATVADLVHHAASGMTQAVREAHSHGSWVLGLCGGYQMLGEHLDDRGGTEGGPRSWQGLGLLPIGTVFEPEKRTQQSRCVSAWPVPGRSLVGYEIHHGRSSGTGGGEPLLQGVGAEMGWRQGRAVGCYLHGLLADDQWRAAFLNVVRQDRGRPLQPVRSADPIDLRIDRWAQHLRRSFRGDAWSRLLSLAKGSSTPGPPTATGE